A single region of the Podospora pseudopauciseta strain CBS 411.78 chromosome 1, whole genome shotgun sequence genome encodes:
- a CDS encoding hypothetical protein (COG:S; EggNog:ENOG503NX4A) — translation MDVNSNRSNHHQSSKPRHISRLKKEMLEHRIQHNPFSSPPSSTGSHDTVSTTTEELTRNLSNFSFSPDGEGTRRLSEDFTNPAKRQATRSGRFGSSRQPRDTNTVLNTSAIARTFPEWSGLLNNKTNNQDKDTATLTQTFDFAGVIKPLTNGANGGKENVPPAREVTEEQTFDNPLDSRKKRTRADMQARVENESECSTVLSLSMSPGRHGRRSRFQNLDGVMSPEAPKRSIQDMVSKIRTEKQNSRRDMTPRKSLMREPSTAQPNPDTLQGQSFEEGRSFFLPGFRHLPDWTSGTLKFTTMQNGVPVFVKSKTGVRFDQSANGHGALNSVSIPEEDAEIFVSMDKLQDEVRELQDHDAMLQREAEKLQREVNHLQSELKRFKSRHPSDSAIGSDTDGSFRRSSGHDQELEGQIQELRDRLNHASQQVGMNDIHSAALSAERDEALRQASIARERAAKLQAELEASQKDLQYSLQFRQDKESLQLENGMLMSEAEAMQKQRDEAMHDNATLIAENDRLRRELAGVRKDLKATREELASVRKQYEALKEEKKMFVDDHKSMERNNDTYFKENKKLQAQVAARDQHITDLKKGISARDKIIDSMQGLTTDTAVLQLNADLEVELERLTNQMEELKDDIHEKDSHLNDRETRIRTLKNENMEISIDNERLKDENRRLQEEQKEIEDQWVDERQKVVRLSQMLNSKSLNDNEDCVRLGDDFRIKEAELQRKLDRREAAVRKVKLLTAKIAEIAEQEFTALAMRTTKVKVVDPKDVDDFTGKSSNMHIDEDPTTELHMNAQDTDFASVMEGELAKLKQTYQDLQRRQQQGDTQQFTDYSLPQLPSLQRSKSDSVVSSKIAQPLPGILKKSSQFAPLEEDTGRFSVRSAMSFASPLDDESVQITQNNTRRSVASEATRPESRMRRNSEITTTQQQQHTGTGEPNMTSAFFMPDITLSGGNKQQQAASSKQQSNVPSLSKDARRVLDGICNHKSGNCNVCVRIAAHGASAKETTQNLSSTKLHLSAEELKRGKKTVSVEKPVPASDRYYTDEPTMRPSMSPGEALAILIKETQDEIEHLQMELKRVNEGYFSLDKSVGARERKRLMGEMKRLQGELEAKSGQLYRLHDVLEGQKQAGQVMEGEVVDVTVLEGLPVRVEGGGRTESVFEGFE, via the coding sequence ATGGACGTCAACAGCAATAGGtcaaatcatcatcaatctAGCAAACCACGGCATATATCTAGGTTAAAAAAGGAGATGCTCGAGCACCGCATTCAGCACAACCCCTTCAGCTCCCCGCCATCCTCCACAGGTTCCCACGATACTGTTAGCACCACGACCGAGGAACTCACCCGAAATCTCTCCAATTTTTCTTTCAGTCCGGACGGCGAGGGCACCCGCCGGCTCAGCGAAGACTTCACCAACCCGGCCAAGAGGCAGGCTACCCGATCTGGCCGGTTCGGTTCCTCAAGGCAACCTCGGGATACAAACACCGTACTTAACACCTCGGCCATCGCGCGCACCTTCCCCGAATGGAGCGGacttctcaacaacaagaccaatAACCAGGACAAGGACACGGCAACGCTGACCCAGACGTTCGACTTTGCCGGAGTAATAAAGCCTCTCACAAACGGAGCCAACGGTGGGAAGGAGAATGTCCCCCCCGCCAGAGAGGTCACCGAGGAGCAGACTTTTGACAACCCATTGGACTCGAGGAAAAAACGAACCCGGGCTGATATGCAGGCCCGTGTCGAAAATGAATCTGAATGCTCTACAGTACTCTCATTATCGATGTCTCCAGGTCGGCATGGGCGCCGGTCCCGTTTCCAGAACCTGGATGGTGTAATGTCTCCTGAGGCCCCCAAAAGGTCTATCCAAGACATGGTTTCCAAGATCCGCACCGAAAAGCAGAACAGCCGGCGTGACATGACGCCACGAAAGTCTTTGATGAGGGAACCTTCTACTGCACAGCCCAACCCCGACACTCTCCAAGGCCAGAGTTTCGAAGAAGGCCGTTCGTTTTTCCTGCCAGGCTTCCGACACCTTCCTGATTGGACATCCGGTACTCTCAAGTTTACCACCATGCAGAACGGCGTTCCTGTTTTCGTCAAGTCCAAGACTGGTGTTAGGTTTGACCAGTCGGCGAATGGTCACGGCGCTCTCAACTCTGTGAGCATTCCCGAGGAGGACGCGGAAATCTTTGTGTCAATGGATAAGCTCCAAGACGAGGTGCGCGAACTGCAGGATCACGACGCTATGCTCCAGCGTGAGGCAGAGAAGTTGCAGCGCGAGGTGAACCATCTCCAGTCTGAGCTCAAGAGGTTCAAGAGTAGGCACCCTTCGGACAGCGCTATCGGCTCTGACACGGACGGTTCCTTTAGGCGCAGCAGTGGGCATGACCAGGAATTAGAGGGTCAGATTCAGGAGCTGCGGGATCGTCTCAACCATGCGAGTCAGCAAGTTGGTATGAATGATATCCACAGCGCCGCGCTCTCTGCTGAGCGTGATGAGGCGTTGCGTCAGGCATCGATCGCTCGCGAGAGGGCTGCTAAACTGCAAGCTGAGCTGGAGGCATCACAGAAGGATCTCCAGTACTCGCTGCAGTTCCGTCAGGATAAAGAGTCATTGCAGCTTGAGAATGGCATGCTCATGTCTGAGGCCGAGGCCATGCAAAAACAACGGGATGAGGCCATGCATGACAATGCGACTTTGATAGCAGAGAACGATAGGCTTCGCAGGGAACTAGCTGGGGTCCGGAAGGACCTCAAGGCTACTCGTGAGGAGCTTGCCTCAGTTCGCAAGCAATACGAGGCTctgaaggaggaaaagaagatgTTCGTCGATGATCACAAAAGTATGGAACGGAACAATGACACCTACTTcaaggagaacaagaagcTTCAGGCACAGGTTGCCGCCCGGGACCAGCACATCACTGATCTTAAGAAGGGTATCAGCGCCCGTGACAAGATCATTGATAGCATGCAGGGTCTGACCACGGATACCGCTGTGCTTCAGTTGAATGCGGACCTCGAGGTGGAATTGGAACGTCTTACCAACCAGATGGAGGAGCTCAAAGACGACATTCACGAGAAAGACAGCCACCTCAACGACAGGGAGACCCGTATCCGTACGTTGAAGAATGAGAACATGGAGATTTCCATCGACAACGAGCGCCTCAAGGATGAGAATCGGCGTTTGCAGGAGGAACAGAAGGAGATTGAAGACCAGTGGGTGGACGAACGGCAAAAGGTCGTTCGGCTGAGCCAGATGCTGAACAGCAAGTCATTGAACGACAATGAGGATTGTGTGCGCTTGGGAGATGATTTCAGGATCAAGGAAGCCGAGCTCCAGCGCAAGCTTGATCGCCGGGAAGCCGCCGTCAGGAAGGTCAAGCTGCTCACCGCCAAGATTGCCGAGATTGCTGAGCAGGAGTTTACGGCGCTTGCGATGAGGACGaccaaggtcaaggttgtTGATCCTAAGGATGTGGATGACTTTACTGGTAAGAGCAGCAACATGCACATCGACGAGGATCCCACAACCGAGCTCCACATGAACGCCCAAGACACGGACTTTGCCAGTGTCATGGAGGGCGAGCTTGCCAAGCTCAAGCAGACATATCAGGACCTTCAGCGTCGACAGCAGCAAGGCGACACCCAGCAGTTTACCGACTACTCTTTACCCCAGCTACCTAGTCTTCAGCGGAGCAAATCTGACAGTGTTGTTTCATCCAAGATTGCTCAACCGCTTCCTGGTATCCTTAAGAAGTCTAGTCAGTTTGCCCCGTTGGAGGAAGACACCGGTCGGTTCAGCGTGCGGTCAGCTATGAGCTTTGCCAGCCCGCTCGACGACGAGTCTGTTCAGATCACGCAGAACAACACCCGCCGGTCTGTTGCGAGTGAGGCTACCCGGCCGGAGTCTAGGATGCGCCGGAACTCAGAGATCACCACGactcaacagcaacagcacaCAGGGACGGGAGAGCCCAACATGACTTCTGCGTTTTTCATGCCTGACATAACCCTGTCCGGCGGGAAcaaacagcagcaagctGCCTCCTCGAAGCAACAAAGCAacgtcccctccctcagcaAAGACGCCCGGCGCGTGTTGGACGGTATCTGCAACCACAAATCAGGCAACTGCAACGTCTGTGTCCGCATCGCGGCGCATGGTGCCTCGGCCAAGGAAACCACCCAAAATCTTTCGTCGACCAAACTTCATCTCTCAGCCGAAGAACTCAAACGCGGCAAGAAGACCGTCTCAGTCGAGAAGCCCGTCCCGGCCTCGGACAGGTACTACACCGACGAGCCGACCATGCGCCCCTCGATGTCACCGGGGGAAGCCCTCGCTATTCTGATCAAGGAGACCCAAGACGAGATTGAGCACTTGCAGATGGAGCTCAAGAGGGTGAATGAGGGGTATTTCTCGTTGGACAAGTCGGTGGgtgcgagggagaggaagaggttgatgggggagatgaagaggttgcagggggagctggaggcgaAGAGCGGGCAGCTGTACCGGTTGCACGATGTGCTCGAGGGGCAGAAGCAGGCTGGGCAGGTtatggagggggaggtggttgatgttacggtgctggaggggctgccggtgagggttgagggggggggaaggacGGAAAGTGTTTTTGAGGGGTTTGAATAA